The following are encoded together in the Coffea arabica cultivar ET-39 chromosome 1c, Coffea Arabica ET-39 HiFi, whole genome shotgun sequence genome:
- the LOC113699986 gene encoding putative disease resistance protein RGA3, with product MAEAVISATVEVVLGTLISIAADRIGMVRGVKAELERLSNTAAMIQGFLADADGKMHTQGVREWLKQLEDEVFKADTVLDELNYDNLRREVKYRNQPMKKKVCFFFSFFNAIGFSSGLASKIRDINTNLQRINQRANDLGLVRKHQKETGATGATTSRQTDSIVVPNVVGRSGDESKIVDMLSSPSEKVLSVIPIIGPGGLGKTTLAKSVYNNPKIDENFGIKSWVCVARKIDTVGLFKLILELLTKTKVEVDGREAIVQEIRGKLKGQRYFLVLDDVWDHDQGSWDDYFNTLMGLNETKGSWCLLTTRLETVANAVPRHLQMNDRPYFLGKLSGDECWSIIKGKVMSAGEEVQEELEALKEQILRRCDGLPLAASLIGGLLHTNRRDKWHSIVQESLLNEYQSEIEQILKVSFDHLSPASVKKCFAYCSIFPQDTQLREDELIQHWIAEGFVLKNNRVMEETGGKYLRILLQNSLLEKVEDEGSTYYKMHDLVHDFAKSILNPESSNQDRYLALNSSEGLAENTTRTIPASIRTLFLHLEGGVSTDMNMLLRFKGLNVLRLSGDDVESLPSSIGKLLHLRLLDIKSSRIRSLPESLCKLYNLQTLTIDDDELEGGFPKRMSDLISLRHLNYYHDDAKFKMPAQMGLLTCLQTLKFFNVSQERGRGIEELGTLKYLKGLLEIRNLGLVKGKEAAKQAKLFEKPDLSRLTFAWELRHLESDNRDEDVLEGLQPHPNLERLKIRYFMGNKFSQWLINLSKLVELQIIDCKRCSELPSLGQLPSLKRLSLIRLDNIRFIGDEEEEEGGARRRKFFPALEELWVIDMGNLVEWKDADQVGSTVGEAEADVFPMLRNCHIRRCPQLTTLPCSCKSLDVEGCRNLTSIKRGYGTASVEELSIQFCDNFRELPDLDLFGSSLQRLTISFCPRLISLGVNGQKCPLPCLEELSIDNCEGLTTISDKMFESCRSLRSLSVMWCPNLVSFSLNLQETPSLEKFILFKCPKLIPHGFKGFAFATSLRELSINSPFSSDDSSVDDFDWSGLRSASTLRKLRLEGLPHTESLPHQLQYLTTLTSLSLADFGGIRVLPDWIGNLVSLETLELWDCDKLQSLPPEAAMRRLTKLTRVEVYGCPLLRQRYTPQRGVHVTANKKAMMVLKQQAHVVSHRC from the exons ATGGCTGAGGCTGTTATCAGTGCTACTGTTGAGGTCGTCTTGGGGACACTTATTTCCATTGCTGCGGACCGCATTGGTATGGTTCGGGGAGTCAAAGCGGAGTTGGAGAGACTAAGCAACACTGCTGCAATGATCCAAGGTTTCTTGGCTGATGCTGACGGGAAAATGCATACCCAAGGGGTGCGAGAGTGGCTCAAACAGCTAGAAGATGAGGTTTTTAAAGCTGATACCGTGCTAGACGAGCTCAACTACGACAATCTTCGTCGGGAGGTGAAGTACCGAAATCAACCAATGAAGAAGAAGGTatgcttcttcttctccttctttaaTGCAATTGGCTTTAGTTCCGGCTTGGCTTCAAAGATCCGGGACATCaacaccaacctacaaaggatCAACCAGCGAGCCAATGACTTGGGATTGGTCAGAAAGCACCAAAAAGAAACTGGTGCCACTGGTGCCACGACAAGCAGACAGACCGACTCTATTGTCGTTCCGAACGTTGTAGGAAGATCCGGCGACGAGTCAAAGATTGTGGACATGTTATCGAGCCCATCTGAAAAGGTTCTTTCTGTTATTCCCATAATAGGCCCGGGAGGTTTGGGAAAGACAACTCTTGCTAAATCAGTctacaacaatccaaaaattGATGAGAATTTTGGCATAAAGAGTTGGGTTTGTGTGGCTAGAAAAATTGATACAGTGGGGCTGTTCAAACTCATTTTAGAATTGTTGACAAAAACAAAGGTTGAAGTGGATGGTAGGGAAGCCATAGTTCAAGAAATTCGAGGAAAGCTCAAGGGACAAAGATATTTccttgttcttgatgatgtGTGGGATCATGATCAAGGATCGTGGGATGACTATTTCAACACTTTGATGGGACTCAACGAAACCAAAGGAAGCTGGTGTCTTCTCACTACTCGTCTAGAAACAGTGGCTAATGCTGTGCCTAGACATTTGCAAATGAATGATCGTCCTTATTTCTTAGGAAAGCTATCGGGTGATGAGTGCTGGTCCATCATAAAAGGAAAGGTGATGAGCGCAGGGGAAGAAGTGCAAGAAGAATTGGAAGCACTGAAGGAGCAAATTTTAAGGAGATGCGATGGCCTACCCTTGGCGGCAAGTTTGATTGGTGGCTTGTTGCATACCAACAGAAGAGATAAGTGGCACTCCATTGTGCAGGAGAGTCTTTTGAATGAATATCAAAGCGAGATTGAGCAAATACTTAAGGTGAGCTTTGATCATTTATCACCTGCATCAGTTAAGAAATGTTTTGCATATTGCTCAATTTTTCCCCAGGATACTCAATTACGAGAAGATGAACTAATTCAGCATTGGATTGCAGAAGGTTTTGTTCTAAAGAATAATAGAGTGATGGAGGAAACAGGAGGCAAGTATTTGAGGATTTTGTTGCAAAATTCCTTACTAGAAAAAGTCGAAGATGAGGGGAGCACATATTATAAAATGCACGATCTCGTGCATGATTTTGCAAAATCAATTCTCAATCCAGAAAGCAGCAATCAGGATCGCTACCTTGCATTGAACTCTTCTGAAGGTTTGGCAGAAAATACCACAAGGACAATACCAGCATCAATTCGCACGTTATTTCTCCATCTAGAGGGTGGCGTATCTACTGACATGAACATGCTTTTAAGATTCAAGGGCTTGAATGTTCTCAGATTGTCTGGCGATGATGTCGAGTCTCTACCGAGCTCCATTGGCAAACTACTACATTTGCGGCTGCTCGACATTAAATCTTCTAGAATCAGAAGTTTGCCGGAATCTCTTTGCAAGTTATATAATTTGCAGACACTAACGATTGATGATGATGAACTTGAAGGAGGTTTTCCAAAGCGGATGAGCGATTTGATCAGCTTGCGGCATCTAAACTACTACCATGATGATGCAAAATTTAAAATGCCGGCGCAGATGGGACTATTGACTTGTCTTCAAACTCTGAAATTTTTTAATGTAAGTCAAGAGAGGGGTCGTGGTATCGAAGAGCTTGGGACCTTGAAATATCTGAAAGGATTGTTGGAGATAAGAAATCTTGGACTAGTGAAGGGCAAAGAAGCAGCTAAACAAGCAAAATTGTTCGAAAAGCCAGATCTGTCTCGCTTGACATTTGCATGGGAGCTGCGACATCTGGAAAGTGATAACCGTGATGAGGATGTGTTGGAAGGTCTCCAACCTCACCCAAATTTGGAAAGGTTGAAAATTCGATATTTTATGGGTAATAAATTTTCACAATGGCTTATCAATTTGTCAAAATTGGTGGAGTTACAGATAATAGACTGCAAGAGATGCAGTGAACTCCCCTCATTAGGACAACTACCATCCCTCAAACGTCTCTCTTTGATAAGATTAGACAACATTCGATTTATTGgagatgaggaggaggaggagggcgGCGCTAGAAGACGAAAATTCTTTCCTGCCCTTGAAGAACTCTGGGTAATAGATATGGGGAATTTGGTAGAGTGGAAGGATGCAGACCAAGTGGGGTCAACAGTAGGTGAAGCAGAAGCAGATGTCTTTCCCATGCTGAGGAATTGTCACATTCGACGTTGCCCACAACTGACCACTCTTCCATGCTCGTGTAAAAGTCTAGACGTGGAGGGTTGCCGTAATCTAACAAGTATAAAAAGGGGTTATGGCACTGCTTCTGTTGAGGAGTTGAGTATTCAATTTTGCGACAATTTTAGGGAGCTGCCAGATCTGGATCTGTTTGGATCGAGTTTGCAGCGATTGACCATCTCATTTTGCCCAAGATTAATTAGTCTGGGAGTAAATGGACAGAAATGCCCCCTACCATGCCTTGAGGAATTGAGCATTGATAATTGCGAAGGGTTGACCACTATATCCGACAAAATGTTCGAGTCATGCCGGTCTCTGCGGTCCCTGTCGGTGATGTGGTGCCCCAATCTGGTATCATTTTCGCTTAATTTGCAGGAAACGCCTTCTCTCGAGAAATTCATCTTATTCAAATGTCCCAAATTGATCCCTCATGGTTTCAAAGGATTTGCTTTTGCCACCAGCTTAAGAGAATTGAGCATCAACAGTCCCTTCTCCTCAGATGACTCCTCAGTCGATGATTTTGATTGGTCTGGTTTAAGATCAGCATCAACACTCCGTAAACTTCGATTAGAAGGGTTACCTCACACGGAGTCCCTGCCACACCAGCTTCAATACTTGACTACCCTCACTTCACTAAGTCTGGCCGACTTTGGAGGAATAAGAGTGCTACCGGATTGGATTGGAAACCTTGTGTCCCTTGAAACCCTAGAGCTATGGGATTGCGACAAGCTTCAGTCTTTACCACCAGAGGCCGCCATGAGACGACTCACAAAGTTAACTCGTGTTGAAGTCTATGGGTGTCCTCTGTTAAGACAACGATACACTCCCCAAAGAGGCGTCCACG TGACAGCGAACAAGAAGGCAATGATGGTGCTCAAACAGCAGGCTCATGTTGTTTCCCACCGTTGCTGA
- the LOC113736356 gene encoding epi-neemfruitin B 7-O-acetyltransferse L7AT-like — MGELIQDLHSREDGLTEGPEGCPQGHSDGQVSFPVSKVHGKQSNGHVYSFPSSGIAGSRSIHLSVNQKTAYMDIEIISKEEIKPASPTPPELRTFRFSILDQLTRDSYTNILFFFFPRKQRGTYLNDVISQRSRCLKESLSKTLVPFYPLAGKIKDNLHIACNDDGVYYVETQTNIGLLDFLRKPENEFMNQLCPFHPDSTELLSKSYPIMVQVNIFYCSGIAICLSASHKIFDGLSVSTFMQSWAATARESTVQINPSFISSSLFPPILDMYQDSPPVVSKPQKNEPKYATSRFVFDSSALAALKSKAAISTSSAKPSSAKAVMGLLWKSAIAAWKVRSVLFIPVNLRTKVSPPLSPHSLGNIVWLARAKCCDNPKLELELLINKISNSIGTMNADFVESINGENGIQKLMGALKDFHEVFYDPNSMAECIYISSIRKTGFYEADFGWGKPIWTCIARGNRDLHGLGNIAHLIETKSGDGIEALVTMKEEYM; from the exons ATGGGAGAGCTGATCCAAGACCTGCACAGCAGAGAAGATGGGCTAACAGAGGGGCCCGAGGGTTGTCCCCAAGGGCACTCCGACGGccaagttagttttccggtgagtaAAGTTCACGGGAA GCAGAGTAATGGCCATGTCTATTCTTTTCCAAGTTCTGGCATTGCTGGTTCAAGAAG CATTCATTTGAGTGTCAATCAGAAAACTGCATATATGGACATAGAAATTATCTCCAAGGAAGAAATCAAGCCAGCATCTCCAACTCCCCCTGAGTTGAGAACCTTTAGATTTTCAATCTTGGATCAGCTTACTCGTGACTCTTATACAAATATATTGTTCTTTTTCTTCCCAAGAAAACAACGAGGCACTTATCTCAACGATGTTATTTCCCAAAGAAGTCGATGTCTGAAGGAATCACTATCAAAAACCTTAGTACCCTTCTATCCACTAGCAGGAAAAATCAAAGATAATTTGCATATTGCGTGTAATGATGATGGAGTTTACTACGTCGAAACTCAAACCAATATTGGACTGTTAGATTTTCTGAGGAAGCCTGAAAATGAGTTCATGAATCAGCTATGCCCATTTCATCCAGATTCCACGGAATTATTGTCAAAAAGTTATCCTATCATGGTTCAAGTAAACATTTTTTACTGTAGTGGTATTGCCATTTGCTTGAGTGCTTCCCACAAGATTTTTGATGGTCTCTCAGTTTCTACATTTATGCAATCTTGGGCAGCTACAGCACGCGAATCAACGGTACAAATAAATCCCAGTTTTATTTCATCTTCCTTATTTCCTCCTATTTTGGATATGTACCAAGATTCACCTCCTGTGGTCTCCAAACCACAAAAGAACGAGCCTAAATATGCTACAAGCAGATTTGTGTTCGATAGCTCGGCCTTGGCTGCTCTTAAATCCAAGGCAGCTATATCAACATCTTCCGCGAAACCAAGTTCAGCCAAGGCTGTTATGGGACTTCTATGGAAATCTGCCATAGCAGCTTGGAAAGTGAGGTCTGTTTTGTTTATCCCGGTGAATCTGAGGACAAAAGTTTCGCCCCCTTTATCACCTCATTCACTAGGAAATATCGTCTGGTTGGCTCGTGCTAAATGTTGTGACAATCCTAAGCTAGAGCTGGAATTGCTGATAAACAAGATCTCAAATTCCATTGGTACAATGAACGCTGATTTTGTCGAATCTATAAATGGTGAGAATGGGATTCAGAAGCTGATGGGAGCCTTAAAAGATTTCCATGAAGTGTTCTATGACCCTAATAGTATGGCTGAATGTATCTATATCAGCAGCATCCGCAAGACTGGTTTTTATGAGGCTGATTTTGGATGGGGAAAGCCCATATGGACATGCATTGCGCGTGGAAACAGAGATTTACACGGATTGGGAAATATTGCTCATCTGATCGAAACAAAATCTGGTGATGGGATTGAAGCATTGGTGACCATGAAAGAAGAGTACAtgtga
- the LOC113736376 gene encoding putative disease resistance protein RGA3, with protein sequence MANAAISAAVKVVLGTLISIAADRIGMVRGVEAELERLSKTAAMIQGFLADADEKMHTQGVREWLKQLEDEVFKADTVLDELYYDNLRREVKYRNQPMKKKVYFIFSSFNAIGFSSSLASKIRHINTSLERINQRARDLGLDIKYQIEAAPPADAAGARQTDSIVVPNVVGRSGDESKIVDMLSSPSENVLSVIPITGPGGLGKTTLAKSVYNNPKIDGHFGQKIWVCVAKEHIKIMDLFKLILVQLTGEEVKVDDRDVIVKRIGEKLKGQKYFLVLDDVWDHEQGLWNDYFNTLMGLNETKGSWCLVTTRLVPVANAVSRPLKMNGGPYFLGKLSGDECWSIIKGKVMSAGEEVPKELEALKKQILGRCDGLPLAASLIGGLLLTNRREKWHSIVQESLLNEYQSQINQILKVSFDHLSSPSVKKCFAYCSIFPQDTKLGEDELIQHWVAEGFVQPDRQNQRLMEEIVGDYLRILLQNSLLEKVEESWGTYYKMHDLVHDFAKSVLNPKSSSQDRYLALHSYEEMAENVRRNKAASIRSLFLHLGGGISTDMLLRFKCLNVLKLSGDDVKFLPSSIGKLLHLRLLDISSSRITSLPESLCKLYNLQTLTMRNGALKGGFPKRMSDLISLRHLNYCYHRAELKMPVQMGLLTCLQTLEFFNVSQEKGCGIEELGTLKYLKGSLEIRNLGLVKGKEAAKQAKLFEKPDLSDLVFEWESGDRESDNREEDVLEGLQPHPKLQGLEIDSFMGNKFPQWLINLSKLEALRIGDCKRCSELPSLGQLPSLKRLYLIGLDNIRFIGDEFYGITANEEEEEEGRSRASGSGSRRRKFFPALESLWVYGMGNLAEWKGADQVRSTVGEAEADVFPVLRNFYIRDCPQLTALACSGKSLYVEKCHNLTSIKRGYGTASVEKLRIESCDNLRELPDLDLFGSSLQRLTISFCPRLISLGVNGQKCPLPCLEELSIHNCEGLTTISDKMFQSLRSLTVKRCPNLVSFSLNLQETPSLEKFVLENCPKLIPHSFKGFAFATSLRELSINSPFSSVDDFDWSGLRSASTLRELQLEGLPHTESLPHQLQYLTTLTSLSLANFGGIKVLPDWIGNLVSLETLSLWDCVKLQSLPPEAAMRRLTKLTSVEVDECPLLRQRYTPQRGIYLEEEISSDSQ encoded by the exons ATGGCTAACGCTGCTATCAGTGCTGCTGTTAAGGTCGTCTTGGGGACACTTATTTCCATTGCTGCGGACCGCATTGGTATGGTTCGGGGAGTCGAAGCGGAATTGGAGAGACTAAGCAAAACTGCTGCAATGATCCAAGGTTTCTTGGCTGATGCTGACGAGAAAATGCATACCCAAGGGGTGCGAGAGTGGCTCAAACAGCTAGAGGATGAGGTTTTTAAAGCTGATACCGTGCTGGACGAGCTCTACTACGACAATCTTCGTCGGGAGGTGAAGTACCGAAATCAACCAATGAAGAAGAAGGTATACTTCATCTTCTCCTCCTTTAATGCAATTGGTTTTAGTTCCAGCTTGGCTTCAAAGATCCGGCACATCAACACCAGCCTAGAAAGGATCAACCAACGAGCCCGTGACTTGGGATTGGACattaagtaccaaattgaaGCTGCACCCCCTGCTGATGCCGCTGGTGCCAGACAGACCGACTCTATTGTCGTTCCGAACGTTGTAGGAAGATCCGGCGACGAGTCAAAGATTGTGGACATGTTATCGAGCCCATCTGAAAATGTTCTTTCTGTTATTCCCATAACAGGCCCGGGAGGTTTGGGAAAGACAACTCTGGCGAAATCAGTCTACAATAATCCAAAAATAGATGGGCACTTTGGCCAAAAAATTTGGGTTTGTGTGGCTAAAGAACACATTAAGATAATGGACCTGTTCAAGCTCATTTTAGTACAATTGACAGGAGAAGAAGTTAAAGTGGATGACAGGGATGTTATTGTTAAAAGAATCGGAGAAAAGCTCAAGGGACAAAAATATTTccttgttcttgatgatgtGTGGGATCATGAACAAGGCTTGTGGAATGATTATTTCAACACTTTGATGGGACTCAACGAAACCAAAGGAAGCTGGTGTCTTGTCACCACTCGTCTGGTACCAGTGGCAAATGCTGTGTCTAGACCTCTGAAGATGAACGGTGGTCCTTATTTCTTAGGAAAGCTATCAGGTGATGAGTGCTGGTCCATCATAAAAGGAAAGGTGATGAGTGCAGGGGAAGAAGTACCAAAAGAATTGGAAGCATTGAAGAAGCAAATTTTAGGGAGATGCGATGGCCTACCCTTGGCGGCAAGTTTGATTGGTGGCTTGTTGCTTACCAACAGAAGAGAGAAGTGGCACTCCATTGTGCAGGAGAGTCTTTTGAATGAATATCAAAGCCAAATTAATCAAATACTTAAGGTGAGCTTTGATCATTTGTCATCTCCATCAGTTAAGAAATGTTTTGCATATTGCTCGATTTTTCCCCAGGACACTAAATTAGGAGAAGATGAACTAATTCAGCACTGGGTTGCAGAAGGTTTTGTTCAACCAGATCGCCAAAACCAAAGATTGATGGAGGAAATAGTGGGTGATTATTTGAGGATTTTGTTACAAAATTCCTTATTGGAAAAAGTAGAAGAGTCGTGGGGAACATATTATAAAATGCATGATCTCGTGCATGATTTTGCAAAATCAGTTCTCAATCCTAAAAGCAGCAGCCAGGATCGCTACCTTGCATTACACTCATATGAAGAAATGGCAGAAAATGTCAGAAGGAATAAAGCGGCATCAATCCGCTCGTTATTTCTCCATTTAGGGGGTGGCATATCTACTGACATGCTTTTAAGATTCAAGTGCTTGAATGTTCTCAAATTGTCTGGAGATGATGTCAAGTTTCTACCGAGCTCCATTGGCAAACTACTACATTTGCGGTTGCTCGACATTTCATCTTCTAGAATCACAAGTTTGCCAGAATCTCTTTGCAAGCTATATAATCTGCAGACACTAACGATGAGAAATGGTGCACTTAAAGGAGGTTTTCCAAAACGGATGAGCGATTTGATTAGCTTGCGGCATCTAAACTACTGTTATCATCGTGCAGAATTGAAAATGCCGGTGCAGATGGGACTATTGACTTGTCTTCAAACTCTGGAGTTTTTTAATGTAAGTCAAGAGAAGGGTTGTGGCATCGAAGAGCTTGGGACCTTGAAATATCTGAAAGGATCGTTGGAGATAAGAAATCTTGGACTAGTGAAGGGCAAAGAAGCAGCTAAACAAGCAAAATTGTTTGAAAAGCCAGATCTGTCCGACTTGGTGTTTGAATGGGAGAGTGGGGATCGGGAAAGCGATAACCGTGAGGAGGATGTGTTGGAAGGTCTCCAACCTCACCCAAAGTTGCAAGGGTTGGAAATTGATTCTTTTATGGGTAATAAATTTCCACAATGGCTTATCAATTTGTCAAAATTGGAGGCATTGCGGATAGGAGACTGCAAGAGATGCAGTGAACTCCCCTCATTAGGACAACTGCCATCCCTCAAACGTCTCTATTTGATAGGATTGGACAACATTCGATTTATTGGAGATGAATTCTACGGTATTACTGCtaatgaggaggaggaggaggagggcaGATCACGAGCATCAGGGAGCGGCAGTAGAAGGCGAAAATTCTTTCCTGCCCTTGAAAGCCTCTGGGTCTACGGTATGGGGAATTTGGCAGAGTGGAAAGGTGCAGACCAAGTGAGGTCAACAGTAGGTGAAGCAGAAGCAGATGTCTTTCCCGTGCTGAGGAATTTTTACATTCGAGATTGCCCACAGCTGACCGCTCTTGCATGCTCGGGTAAAAGTCTATACGTGGAGAAGTGCCATAATCTAACAAGTATAAAAAGGGGTTACGGCACTGCTTCTGTTGAGAAGTTACGGATCGAATCTTGCGACAATCTTAGGGAGCTGCCAGATCTGGATCTGTTTGGATCGAGTTTGCAGCGATTGACCATCTCATTTTGCCCAAGATTAATTAGTCTGGGAGTAAATGGACAGAAATGCCCCCTACCATGCCTTGAGGAATTGAGTATTCATAATTGCGAAGGGTTGACCACTATATCCGACAAAATGTTCCAGTCTCTGCGGTCCCTGACGGTGAAGCGTTGCCCCAATCTGGTATCATTTTCGCTTAATTTGCAGGAGACGCCTTCTCTCGAGAAATTCGTCTTAGAGAACTGTCCCAAATTGATCCCTCATAGTTTCAAAGGATTTGCTTTTGCCACCAGCTTAAGAGAATTGAGCATCAACAGTCCCTTCTCCTCAGTTGATGATTTTGATTGGTCTGGTTTAAGATCAGCATCAACACTCCGTGAGCTTCAATTAGAAGGGCTGCCTCACACGGAGTCCCTGCCACACCAGCTTCAATACTTGACTACCCTCACTTCACTAAGTCTGGCCAACTTTGGAGGAATAAAAGTGCTACCGGATTGGATTGGAAACCTTGTGTCCCTTGAAACCCTATCGCTATGGGATTGCGTCAAGCTTCAGTCTTTACCACCCGAGGCTGCCATGAGACGACTCACAAAGTTAACAAGTGTTGAAGTTGATGAGTGTCCTCTGTTAAGACAACGATACACTCCCCAAAGAGGCATCTACTTGGAGGAGGAGATTTCAAGTGATTCG CAGTGA